A portion of the Clostridium gelidum genome contains these proteins:
- the leuB gene encoding 3-isopropylmalate dehydrogenase, with amino-acid sequence MKCNIAVIPGDGIGPEVVEETIKVLKVIGEKFGHRFEYEYVLAGGCAIDKEGTPLPEATLEACRKNDAVLLGAVGGPKWDDPTAKIRPEQALLGLRGALNLYCNLRPAILYAPLKNESPLKDSIVKDGIDICIVRELTGGIYFGERGIEVIDGVKSAYDTERYNETEITRIVKIGFETAMKRNKKLTSVDKANILESSRLWRSIVNEMAKDYPEVEVNHLYVDNTAMQLVKDPNQFDVIVTSNIFGDILSDEASMVTGSIGMLPSASLGDGTLGMYEPIHGSAPDIAGQGIANPLATILSSAMMLRYSFNLEEEAKLIENAVLAVLEDGYRTGDIMAEGKKKVGTVEMGSLVREKLKAAK; translated from the coding sequence ATGAAATGTAATATAGCTGTAATACCAGGAGACGGAATAGGACCAGAAGTTGTAGAAGAAACAATAAAGGTTTTAAAAGTTATTGGGGAGAAGTTTGGACATAGATTTGAATATGAATATGTATTAGCAGGTGGATGTGCTATAGATAAAGAAGGAACACCACTTCCAGAAGCAACATTAGAAGCATGTAGAAAAAATGATGCAGTTTTACTTGGAGCTGTCGGTGGTCCTAAATGGGATGATCCTACTGCAAAAATAAGACCAGAACAAGCATTATTAGGACTCAGAGGAGCATTAAATCTTTATTGCAATTTAAGACCAGCAATTTTATATGCACCATTAAAAAATGAATCACCACTTAAAGACAGTATTGTTAAAGATGGAATAGATATTTGTATAGTAAGAGAATTAACTGGTGGTATTTATTTTGGTGAAAGAGGAATAGAAGTTATTGATGGGGTAAAGAGTGCTTATGATACTGAAAGATATAACGAAACTGAAATAACTAGAATTGTTAAAATCGGATTTGAAACAGCAATGAAGAGAAACAAGAAGCTTACAAGTGTTGATAAAGCTAACATATTAGAAAGCTCAAGACTTTGGAGAAGTATAGTTAATGAAATGGCTAAGGATTATCCAGAAGTTGAAGTAAATCATTTATATGTTGATAACACTGCAATGCAATTAGTTAAAGATCCAAACCAATTTGATGTAATTGTAACTTCAAATATATTTGGTGATATCTTATCAGATGAAGCTAGTATGGTTACAGGGTCAATTGGAATGTTACCATCAGCATCACTTGGAGATGGAACTCTAGGAATGTATGAACCAATCCATGGAAGTGCTCCTGATATAGCAGGACAAGGAATTGCTAATCCTTTGGCAACTATTCTTTCATCTGCAATGATGCTTAGATATAGTTTTAATCTAGAAGAAGAAGCTAAATTAATTGAAAATGCAGTTCTTGCAGTACTTGAAGATGGATATAGAACTGGGGATATAATGGCTGAAGGTAAGAAAAAAGTTGGAACAGTTGAAATGGGAAGTTTAGTTCGTGAAAAATTAAAAGCAGCAAAATAG
- the ilvB gene encoding biosynthetic-type acetolactate synthase large subunit, which yields MLLTGAEILIKSLLDEGVETIFGYPGGAVLNIYDELYKYKDQIHHVLTCHEQGAAHAADGYARATGKVGVCLATSGPGATNLVTGIATAYMDSIPMVAITGNVAQPLLGKDSFQEVDITGITMPITKHNYIVRDVKDLQNIIREAFYIAEEGRPGPVLIDIPKDITANKTKYTKLIPKEVVRKSEYITDIALQEAVDLINQSKKPFIFAGGGVGISEATSELISFAEKISAPVSTSLMCMAEFPNDHELYTGMIGMHGTKASNIAATKCDLLITLGARFSDRVISNQNHIKNAKILQIDVDPAEINKNVKVDTCIVGDLKVALDKLLPLIEEKKNQEWLSAINKLKEDKKIPSNCEITPELLFDKLNELNDGSFIISTEVGQHQMWAAQYFKFKDPRTFITSGGLGTMGYGLGAAIGAQIGMPGKRVFNIAGDGSFGMNCNELVTAVKNKLPLIQVVMNNNCLGMVRQWQTFFYEERYSETTLDRPTDYVKLAEAFGAKAFRITKEDEIDDVLRKALDSDGPVLIDYLVNSDKKVFPMVAPGAPINQIISEEDINNN from the coding sequence ATGTTATTAACGGGGGCTGAAATCTTAATAAAGTCATTACTTGATGAAGGGGTAGAGACTATATTTGGATATCCAGGTGGGGCAGTTTTAAATATATATGATGAATTATATAAATATAAGGATCAAATTCACCATGTATTAACTTGTCATGAACAAGGTGCAGCTCATGCAGCTGATGGATATGCAAGAGCAACTGGTAAAGTTGGGGTTTGTCTTGCAACTTCAGGGCCAGGAGCAACTAATCTAGTAACGGGAATTGCTACTGCGTACATGGATTCAATTCCTATGGTAGCCATTACAGGAAACGTGGCTCAACCATTGCTTGGAAAAGATAGTTTCCAAGAAGTTGACATAACTGGAATTACAATGCCTATAACAAAACATAATTATATTGTAAGAGATGTTAAGGATCTTCAAAATATAATTAGAGAAGCCTTTTACATAGCAGAGGAAGGTAGACCAGGTCCAGTATTGATAGATATTCCTAAAGATATTACTGCAAATAAAACTAAGTATACAAAGTTAATTCCTAAAGAAGTAGTTAGGAAGTCAGAATATATTACAGATATAGCATTACAAGAAGCAGTAGACCTAATAAATCAAAGTAAAAAACCATTTATCTTTGCAGGTGGTGGTGTGGGTATATCTGAAGCAACATCAGAATTAATAAGTTTTGCAGAAAAGATAAGTGCACCTGTATCAACATCACTTATGTGTATGGCAGAATTTCCTAATGACCATGAATTATATACTGGTATGATAGGAATGCATGGAACAAAGGCATCTAATATAGCTGCAACTAAATGTGATTTATTAATAACACTTGGAGCTAGATTTAGTGATAGAGTTATAAGTAATCAAAATCATATTAAGAATGCAAAGATATTACAAATAGATGTTGATCCAGCAGAAATAAATAAAAATGTTAAAGTTGATACTTGCATTGTAGGAGATTTAAAGGTAGCATTAGATAAACTACTACCATTAATTGAAGAAAAGAAAAATCAAGAATGGCTGAGCGCAATAAACAAATTAAAAGAAGACAAAAAGATACCATCAAATTGTGAAATAACTCCAGAATTACTCTTTGATAAACTAAATGAATTAAATGATGGAAGTTTTATAATATCAACTGAAGTTGGTCAACATCAAATGTGGGCAGCTCAATATTTTAAATTTAAAGATCCAAGAACTTTCATAACTTCAGGTGGTCTTGGAACAATGGGATATGGACTTGGAGCTGCAATTGGAGCTCAAATTGGTATGCCAGGTAAGAGAGTATTTAACATTGCTGGAGATGGTAGTTTTGGAATGAATTGCAATGAATTAGTTACTGCAGTTAAAAATAAACTTCCATTAATACAAGTAGTTATGAACAACAATTGTTTAGGAATGGTTAGACAATGGCAAACTTTCTTCTATGAAGAAAGGTATTCTGAAACAACTTTAGACAGACCAACAGATTATGTTAAACTTGCGGAGGCTTTTGGAGCTAAAGCATTTAGAATAACTAAAGAAGATGAAATTGATGATGTTTTACGAAAAGCTCTGGATTCAGACGGTCCAGTTCTTATAGATTATTTAGTAAATAGTGATAAAAAAGTTTTTCCTATGGTTGCACCTGGTGCACCCATTAATCAAATAATAAGTGAAGAAGATATCAATAATAATTAG
- the ilvC gene encoding ketol-acid reductoisomerase translates to MPKMYYEKDTDLNLLKGKKVAIIGYGSQGHAHALNLHESGIDVTVGLYNGSKSWAKAEAAGLKVATVAEASKAADFIMILLPDEKQGKIYNEEIAPNLEEGNSLVFAHGFNIHYVQIVPPAFVDVFMVAPKGPGHLVRRTYTEGAGVPCLIAVHQDASGKAKDYALAYANGIGGARAGVLETTFKDETETDLFGEQAVLCGGCAELIKAGFETLVEAGYAPENAYFECMHEMKLIVDLFYQGGLGLMRYSVSDTAEYGDYQVGKRIITDETKKEMKKVLAEIQDGTFAKNWLLENQVGRPNFNATRRMEAEHPIEKVGKELRGMMSWIDTAKVD, encoded by the coding sequence ATGCCAAAAATGTATTATGAAAAGGACACAGATTTAAATTTATTAAAAGGAAAGAAGGTTGCTATAATAGGTTATGGTAGCCAAGGTCATGCACATGCATTAAATCTTCATGAAAGTGGAATAGATGTTACTGTTGGTTTATACAATGGAAGTAAATCATGGGCTAAAGCTGAAGCAGCTGGATTAAAAGTTGCAACTGTTGCAGAAGCATCAAAAGCAGCTGATTTTATCATGATTTTATTACCAGATGAAAAACAAGGGAAAATCTATAATGAAGAAATTGCTCCAAACTTAGAAGAAGGAAATTCATTAGTATTTGCTCATGGATTTAATATTCATTATGTACAAATAGTACCACCTGCATTCGTTGATGTATTTATGGTTGCACCAAAGGGACCAGGACATTTAGTAAGAAGAACATATACTGAAGGCGCTGGAGTACCTTGCTTAATAGCTGTACATCAAGATGCATCAGGAAAAGCAAAAGACTATGCTTTAGCATATGCAAATGGAATTGGTGGAGCAAGAGCTGGTGTTCTTGAAACTACTTTTAAAGATGAAACAGAAACAGATTTATTCGGAGAACAAGCAGTACTTTGTGGTGGATGTGCAGAACTTATCAAAGCTGGTTTTGAAACTTTAGTAGAAGCTGGATATGCTCCAGAAAATGCTTATTTTGAATGTATGCATGAAATGAAATTAATCGTTGATTTATTCTATCAAGGTGGATTAGGCTTAATGAGATATTCAGTATCAGATACTGCTGAATATGGAGATTACCAAGTTGGTAAGAGAATTATCACAGATGAAACTAAGAAAGAAATGAAAAAAGTTCTTGCTGAAATTCAAGATGGTACTTTTGCAAAGAACTGGTTATTAGAAAACCAAGTTGGAAGACCAAACTTCAATGCAACTAGAAGAATGGAAGCAGAGCATCCAATTGAAAAAGTTGGTAAGGAATTAAGAGGAATGATGAGCTGGATCGATACAGCTAAAGTAGACTAG
- a CDS encoding GIY-YIG nuclease family protein produces the protein MNYIYIVECSDGTFYTGWTNNLEKRIAMHSNGLGAKYTKGRGPVKLMHYEEFEDKKDAMKREYEIKKLTRKAKITLISEVQKNK, from the coding sequence ATGAACTATATATATATTGTGGAATGTTCAGATGGGACATTCTATACAGGATGGACTAATAATTTAGAAAAAAGAATTGCTATGCATTCAAATGGGTTAGGGGCAAAATATACAAAAGGAAGAGGACCTGTAAAATTGATGCATTATGAAGAATTTGAAGATAAAAAAGATGCAATGAAAAGAGAATATGAAATAAAAAAATTAACAAGAAAGGCAAAGATAACATTAATTAGTGAGGTGCAAAAGAATAAATAA
- a CDS encoding ABC transporter substrate-binding protein, translating into MKTKKILSTILATTLLVGTMVGCGTTSSTGSGSATGKTVKIFQLKVEINDQLQALAKKYEEEKGVKVDIQSVGGGADYGASLKAEFAKGADAEPDVFMIQGAGDYGVWKHKIDDLSDQGWVDKAVKGTLDTVTIDKKVYGMPAATEGYGLIYNKAILDKAGIDPKSIDTFDKLKAAFEKLDSKKAELGLDNVLSYTTKETWVTGNHTFNIPFATQDNPAQFVKDYIDKKVDVVNNKQFNDWMNLVELMCKYSGGKTLDTIDYSSQVGNFALGKTAFIQQGNWVAGDLKKLENPDAKFNMGFVPLAINNDAKVSGSIPVGVPMYWVVNKDSKVNKEAKEFLDWMVTSTAGQESLVKDMNMIPAFTNFKAESDNDLNKSISEYNKAGKTLPWAFTNFPDGFSMNNIGPIFSKFLTTDMGAQAKKDMLQSIQDAKREK; encoded by the coding sequence ATGAAAACAAAAAAAATATTATCAACAATTTTAGCTACTACATTATTAGTTGGAACTATGGTAGGATGTGGAACAACTTCAAGTACTGGATCAGGAAGTGCAACTGGGAAGACAGTTAAAATATTTCAGCTAAAAGTTGAAATTAATGATCAACTTCAAGCACTCGCTAAAAAGTATGAAGAAGAAAAGGGCGTTAAAGTTGACATTCAATCAGTTGGTGGAGGCGCTGACTATGGTGCATCGTTAAAAGCTGAATTCGCAAAAGGTGCTGATGCTGAACCAGATGTATTTATGATTCAAGGCGCTGGAGACTATGGAGTTTGGAAACATAAAATTGATGATTTAAGCGATCAAGGTTGGGTAGATAAAGCTGTTAAAGGTACACTGGATACAGTAACTATAGATAAAAAAGTATATGGTATGCCTGCAGCAACAGAAGGATATGGATTAATATATAATAAAGCAATCTTAGATAAGGCTGGAATTGATCCTAAATCTATAGATACATTTGATAAGCTAAAAGCTGCTTTTGAAAAATTAGACAGCAAGAAAGCAGAACTTGGACTTGACAATGTCTTATCTTATACAACAAAAGAAACTTGGGTAACTGGTAATCACACATTCAATATACCATTTGCAACACAAGATAATCCAGCACAATTTGTAAAAGATTATATTGATAAAAAAGTAGACGTAGTAAATAATAAGCAATTTAATGACTGGATGAACTTAGTTGAATTAATGTGTAAATATAGTGGCGGAAAAACATTAGATACTATAGATTATAGTAGTCAAGTTGGTAACTTCGCACTTGGAAAAACAGCATTTATTCAACAAGGTAACTGGGTTGCTGGAGATTTAAAGAAATTAGAAAATCCAGATGCTAAATTTAATATGGGATTTGTCCCATTAGCTATCAATAATGATGCAAAAGTAAGTGGATCTATTCCAGTAGGAGTTCCAATGTACTGGGTAGTTAATAAAGATTCTAAAGTTAATAAAGAAGCTAAAGAATTCTTAGATTGGATGGTTACTAGTACAGCTGGTCAAGAATCATTAGTTAAAGATATGAATATGATTCCTGCATTCACAAACTTTAAAGCTGAAAGCGATAATGACTTGAATAAATCAATATCCGAATATAATAAAGCTGGGAAGACTCTTCCATGGGCATTTACTAATTTCCCAGATGGATTCTCAATGAATAACATAGGACCTATTTTCTCTAAATTCCTAACTACTGATATGGGAGCACAAGCTAAGAAAGATATGTTACAATCAATTCAAGATGCAAAAAGAGAAAAATAG
- a CDS encoding carbohydrate ABC transporter permease, translated as MSKKSTDNKNFWVYVGPALFAIIIVVFIPFILGIYYTFTNYNGANPQYDFVGISNYISLFDDVQFIYSLKITILYTIASVITINLVGFGLAYAVTRKLKTSNFLRTGFFMPNLIGGLILGFIWQFMFNSVFTGIGQNLGSKMLATSLLQEPTTAMFAMLIVSTWQYAGYIMVIYVAALETVPADLIEAAHIDGANGWHTFRHITIPMVRQGMTICMFLTLANSFKLFDLNFSLTPAKTTEMLALNIYKEAFVVNNMGIGQAKAIIFFILVTAVSLIQVYFNKKKEVEA; from the coding sequence ATGAGTAAAAAATCAACAGACAATAAAAATTTTTGGGTTTATGTTGGACCAGCTTTGTTTGCGATAATAATAGTTGTATTTATACCATTTATACTTGGTATATATTATACATTCACAAATTATAATGGTGCTAATCCACAATATGATTTTGTAGGAATAAGTAATTATATAAGTCTTTTTGATGATGTACAATTTATATATTCTTTAAAAATAACTATTTTATATACAATTGCAAGTGTAATAACTATTAACCTAGTAGGATTTGGGTTAGCATATGCTGTTACAAGAAAGTTAAAGACTAGTAATTTCTTAAGAACAGGTTTCTTTATGCCAAATTTAATTGGAGGATTAATCTTAGGATTTATATGGCAATTTATGTTCAATTCAGTATTCACAGGAATAGGACAAAATTTAGGCAGTAAAATGCTTGCAACATCACTATTACAAGAACCAACTACAGCAATGTTTGCAATGTTAATTGTTTCAACATGGCAATATGCAGGTTATATAATGGTTATATATGTGGCAGCTCTTGAAACTGTTCCAGCTGATTTAATAGAAGCAGCTCATATTGATGGAGCTAATGGATGGCATACATTTAGACATATAACAATACCTATGGTAAGACAAGGAATGACAATTTGTATGTTCTTAACTTTAGCAAACTCATTTAAGTTATTCGATTTAAACTTCTCATTAACACCAGCAAAAACAACAGAAATGTTAGCTTTAAATATCTATAAAGAAGCATTTGTAGTAAATAATATGGGAATAGGACAAGCAAAAGCAATTATATTCTTTATACTTGTAACTGCTGTTTCTTTAATTCAAGTTTACTTTAATAAGAAGAAGGAGGTAGAAGCATAA
- a CDS encoding carbohydrate ABC transporter permease, protein METNKSINNVAQSRSGKKLKTMDSYTSKLKILEVFAWLLLILYMAPFYLMFINSFKTRREIFANTTGLPNIWNYQNYIDAANKMDLISSFANSMIITVASVILLLLFSSMAAWLLVRDQTKKSKILFYVFTAGMIVPFQAVMIPLVKWMAKIQLGPFKMIGTHYGLIFMYIGFGVSMSIFLYHGFIKGIPKEVEEAATIDGCSKWQTYTKVVLPLLKPTTVTVAVLNSIWIWNDFLLPFLTLDKNTRTIPLAMNNFFGAFSKQWELAMAALVMSIIPIIIFYFFVQKHIISGIVQGSIK, encoded by the coding sequence ATGGAAACAAATAAAAGTATTAACAATGTAGCACAAAGTAGATCAGGTAAAAAACTAAAAACAATGGATAGTTATACTAGTAAACTAAAAATATTAGAAGTTTTTGCATGGCTATTACTAATACTATATATGGCACCATTTTATTTGATGTTTATAAACTCATTTAAAACAAGAAGAGAAATTTTTGCTAATACCACAGGACTACCAAATATATGGAATTATCAAAACTATATAGACGCTGCTAATAAAATGGACTTGATAAGTTCTTTTGCTAATTCTATGATAATAACTGTTGCGAGTGTAATATTATTACTTCTATTCTCTTCAATGGCCGCTTGGTTATTAGTAAGGGATCAGACAAAAAAAAGTAAAATATTATTTTATGTATTTACAGCAGGAATGATTGTACCATTCCAAGCCGTAATGATACCACTTGTAAAGTGGATGGCTAAAATTCAACTTGGACCATTTAAAATGATAGGAACACATTATGGACTTATATTTATGTATATAGGATTTGGTGTAAGTATGAGCATATTCTTATATCATGGATTTATTAAAGGTATACCTAAAGAAGTTGAAGAAGCTGCAACTATTGATGGATGTAGTAAATGGCAAACCTATACAAAGGTAGTCTTGCCATTGCTAAAACCTACTACTGTTACAGTAGCTGTATTAAATAGCATATGGATATGGAATGACTTCTTATTACCTTTCTTAACATTAGATAAAAATACGAGAACCATACCATTAGCTATGAATAATTTCTTTGGAGCATTTTCAAAACAATGGGAACTTGCAATGGCAGCATTGGTTATGTCAATAATTCCAATAATTATATTCTATTTCTTTGTTCAAAAACATATAATTTCAGGTATTGTTCAAGGTTCTATAAAATAA